The following are encoded together in the Mastacembelus armatus chromosome 6, fMasArm1.2, whole genome shotgun sequence genome:
- the rsl24d1 gene encoding putative ribosome biogenesis protein RLP24, producing MRIEKCYFCSGPVYPGHGVMFVRNDCKTFRFCRSKCHKNFKKKRNPRKTRWTKAFRKASGKELTVDNSLEFEKRRNIPVKYNRMLWDKTVEAMKRVEELKQKRQARFIMNRLKKGKQLEKEEDINEVKKNIHLIKAPHAGKAKQMEDKMVQKLQEDVNMGDEDD from the exons ATGCGCATCGAGAAGTGTTATTTCTGCTCGGGGCCAGTGTACCCCGGGCATGGGGTGATGTTTGTACGGAACGACTGTAAG ACATTCAGATTTTGCAGATCAAAATGCCATAAGAACTTCAAGAAGAAGCGTAACCCAAGAAAGACAAGATGGACCAAAGCATTCAGAAAGGCATCTGGAAAGGAGCTGACAGTG GATAACTCTTTGGAGTTTGAGAAACGCAGAAACATTCCTGTTAAATATAACAGGATGTTGTGGGACAAGACAG TGGAAGCAATGAAGAGGGTGGAGGAATTAAAACAGAAGCGACAGGCAAGATTTATCATGAACAG ATTAAAGAAGGGCAAACAgttagagaaagaagaggacaTCAACgaagtgaagaaaaatattcatcttATCAAAGCACCACATGCAG gaAAGGCCAAACAAATGGAAGACAAAATGGTGCAAAAGTTACAAGAGGATGTCAACATGGGGGATGAGGATGATTAA
- the arpp19b gene encoding cAMP-regulated phosphoprotein 19b, with translation MSEEVEGAVTLEEQQETEDKVISPEKAEEAKLKARYPNLGAKPGGSDFLRKRLQKGQKYFDSGDYNMAKAKVKNKQLPSAPTEKTEITGDHIPTPQDLPQRKTSIVASKLAG, from the exons ATGTCCGAGGAGGTTGAAGGAGCAGTGACTTTGGAGGAGCAGCAG GAAACGGAGGACAAAGTAATCAGTCCGGAGAAAGCAGAGGAGGCCAAGCTGAAGGCCAGGTATCCCAACCTTGGAGCCAAGCCCGGGGGCTCGGACTTTCTCAGGAAAAGACTTCAGAAGGGG CAAAAGTATTTTGACTCTGGTGATTACAACATGGCCAAAGCAAAAGTGAAGAATAAACAGTTGCCGTCAGCCCcaacagagaagacagagatcACAGGGGACCACATCCCAACACCTCAGGACCTGCCTCAAAGAAAGACTTCAATTGTGGCCAGCAAACTGGCTGGTTGA